A genomic region of Brevibacillus sp. JNUCC-41 contains the following coding sequences:
- a CDS encoding DinB family protein: MNENEKVREELLNAVIGLTDEQLNTHPEPGRWSIMQVLDHLYLMERAITKGISDKLKSDDSIPAVDKPIELTLNREMKVQAPSFVIPSESYQTLSEIKEKLSESRKAFVRVVDDVKEIDLEQKSFPHPLFKDLSLKQWIPFVGLHEKRHLLQIEELKAKL, encoded by the coding sequence GTGAATGAAAATGAAAAAGTCAGGGAAGAACTTTTAAATGCGGTCATCGGTCTAACGGATGAACAGTTGAACACCCATCCTGAACCAGGAAGATGGAGCATCATGCAGGTTTTGGATCATTTATATTTAATGGAGAGGGCCATAACAAAGGGCATTTCCGATAAATTGAAAAGCGATGATAGCATTCCTGCTGTGGATAAACCGATCGAGCTTACTTTAAATCGTGAAATGAAGGTCCAGGCCCCGTCCTTTGTCATTCCGTCAGAATCATACCAAACTTTGAGTGAGATTAAGGAAAAGTTGTCCGAATCCCGAAAAGCTTTTGTACGGGTCGTTGACGATGTAAAGGAAATTGATCTCGAACAAAAATCTTTTCCACACCCTTTGTTTAAAGATTTAAGCTTGAAGCAATGGATCCCATTTGTGGGACTGCATGAAAAACGGCATTTATTACAAATTGAAGAATTGAAAGCAAAGTTATAA
- a CDS encoding M15 family metallopeptidase → MLGLLFKYMLPPDLDEIELTDELNPIVAEKKDELIQLANDKGIPIIITAGFRSVAEQNELYEKGRSGSGNIVTNARGGESLHNFGLAIDFALLNKQGEAIWDMNYDGNDNGKPDWMEVVTIAKGLGFDWGGDWAGFKDYPHLQMTFGLNLRELQQGKRPKAQ, encoded by the coding sequence ATGCTAGGGCTCTTGTTCAAGTATATGCTTCCGCCTGATCTAGATGAAATCGAACTGACTGACGAGCTGAATCCGATCGTCGCCGAAAAAAAAGACGAGCTCATTCAACTGGCTAATGACAAAGGCATCCCGATTATCATTACGGCAGGGTTCCGGTCTGTAGCCGAGCAAAATGAACTCTATGAAAAGGGCAGATCAGGCTCGGGCAACATCGTAACGAATGCAAGAGGTGGCGAGTCTCTGCATAATTTCGGTTTGGCGATAGATTTTGCCCTCCTTAACAAACAAGGCGAGGCTATTTGGGATATGAATTATGACGGCAACGATAATGGAAAGCCGGATTGGATGGAAGTTGTAACCATCGCTAAAGGGTTAGGTTTTGATTGGGGTGGGGATTGGGCTGGGTTCAAGGATTATCCGCATTTACAAATGACATTTGGCTTGAACCTGCGTGAGCTGCAACAAGGCAAGCGGCCAAAAGCGCAGTGA
- a CDS encoding acyl-CoA thioesterase, with protein MEETKYCRDSLVIKTSLVLPPDTNNIGTMFGGKLMAYIDDVAAISAMRHARSNVVTASTDSVDFLHPIHEGNAVCLESFVTYTGRTSMEIIVKVIAEDLVTGDRNLCVISFLTFVAINEEGKPIPVPRLVPETEMEMNLNESAKQRAQIRKKRREDTQFIASTFGVKLPWTDQSKPGLYK; from the coding sequence ATGGAAGAAACAAAATATTGCCGGGACTCTTTGGTCATAAAAACAAGCCTTGTCCTCCCGCCGGATACAAATAATATTGGTACGATGTTCGGAGGCAAATTAATGGCATATATTGATGATGTAGCGGCTATATCAGCCATGCGTCATGCGCGAAGCAACGTCGTTACGGCATCAACTGATTCTGTCGATTTCCTGCACCCTATTCACGAAGGAAATGCAGTTTGCCTTGAAAGCTTCGTGACTTATACGGGCAGAACATCAATGGAAATCATCGTAAAGGTGATTGCAGAGGATTTAGTTACAGGAGATCGGAATTTATGTGTCATTTCTTTCTTGACATTTGTTGCCATTAATGAAGAAGGTAAACCAATTCCTGTCCCGCGTTTGGTTCCTGAAACAGAGATGGAAATGAATTTAAATGAATCAGCAAAACAACGGGCACAAATAAGGAAAAAAAGAAGGGAAGATACACAGTTCATTGCAAGTACTTTCGGTGTGAAGCTGCCATGGACCGATCAATCGAAGCCTGGATTATATAAATAA
- a CDS encoding Bax inhibitor-1/YccA family protein — translation MYSQTVQTYMPSVMRTFAMSLAVSVLGMALGTLVPPSLFLPLAILEIAMLIGAFILRRKKAIGYTFLYSFTLISGITTYPIIAHYLAAAGANVVILAGVTTTVVFGGLAVYATTTKRDLSFLGGMLFAALLALVVISIFNIFSPLSSTALLVFSFIGILVFSGYILYDFNRMKHYGVTAEEVPLMALNLYLDFINLFINILRFFGILASDD, via the coding sequence ATGTATTCACAAACTGTACAAACATATATGCCGTCCGTCATGCGGACGTTCGCTATGTCACTTGCCGTTTCCGTCTTAGGGATGGCTCTCGGCACACTTGTTCCGCCATCCTTGTTTCTTCCCTTAGCGATACTTGAGATCGCGATGTTGATTGGAGCATTCATATTGCGGAGGAAAAAAGCCATCGGTTATACATTTTTGTATAGTTTCACATTGATTTCAGGAATTACGACATATCCGATCATTGCACACTACCTAGCCGCTGCAGGGGCAAATGTGGTGATTCTGGCAGGTGTTACGACGACAGTCGTATTTGGTGGACTGGCGGTTTATGCCACAACCACCAAAAGGGACCTTTCTTTCTTGGGCGGAATGTTATTTGCAGCCTTGCTAGCTTTAGTGGTCATTAGCATTTTCAACATTTTCTCTCCATTAAGCTCTACAGCCTTGCTGGTCTTTTCCTTTATTGGGATTTTAGTTTTCAGTGGTTATATTTTATATGATTTCAACCGAATGAAGCATTACGGGGTAACAGCCGAGGAAGTACCGCTCATGGCCTTGAATCTATATCTAGATTTCATTAACCTATTCATTAACATCTTGCGCTTCTTCGGTATTTTAGCAAGCGATGACTGA
- a CDS encoding ABC transporter ATP-binding protein — MKKAILQIENLTTSFRIGNKYHAAVDDVSFTVNENEIVAVVGESGCGKSALALSIIQLHNRQRTKSEGNINYKGQNLLKLNDVQMNKVRGKELGMIFQEPLTALNPLMTIGKQIEENLDYHTELSTAEKKNRTIELLTQVGIPYPERTYKQYPHELSGGMRQRAMISIAIACNPALVIADEPTTALDVTIQAQILDLLKDIQSRTKMGIILITHDLSVVAEVADRIVVMYAGQVVETGSVKEIFNNPLHPYTRSLLNSIPSAANEKNRLHVIEGIVPSIAKMDRIGCRFQDRIPWIPKHAHEETPRLHDVGNDHLVRCTCYKEFYFQAEGDATANDITQIR, encoded by the coding sequence ATGAAGAAAGCTATTTTGCAAATAGAGAACCTAACTACCTCATTTCGAATCGGCAACAAATATCATGCAGCGGTGGATGATGTTTCGTTTACGGTGAATGAAAATGAAATTGTAGCAGTTGTTGGAGAATCAGGTTGTGGAAAGAGTGCATTGGCCTTATCTATCATTCAATTACATAATAGGCAGAGAACGAAATCCGAAGGAAATATCAATTATAAAGGTCAAAATCTACTAAAGTTGAATGATGTACAAATGAATAAAGTCCGGGGTAAGGAATTGGGGATGATATTCCAGGAACCTTTAACGGCTTTGAACCCGCTCATGACCATCGGAAAACAGATCGAGGAGAACCTTGATTACCATACTGAACTCTCAACTGCTGAAAAAAAGAACAGGACGATCGAACTTTTGACACAAGTGGGAATTCCATACCCTGAACGGACGTACAAGCAATATCCGCATGAGCTCTCGGGCGGAATGCGCCAAAGGGCAATGATCTCGATTGCCATTGCTTGCAACCCTGCACTGGTCATCGCCGATGAACCCACGACGGCACTGGATGTTACGATTCAAGCGCAAATACTTGATCTGCTGAAAGATATCCAGAGCAGGACAAAAATGGGGATCATCTTAATAACACATGATCTGAGCGTCGTAGCAGAGGTCGCAGACAGGATCGTTGTCATGTATGCAGGTCAGGTAGTGGAAACGGGAAGTGTTAAAGAGATATTCAACAATCCGCTGCATCCATATACGAGGTCATTATTAAATTCGATACCTTCTGCTGCAAACGAGAAAAACCGTTTGCACGTTATCGAAGGAATCGTTCCATCGATAGCGAAAATGGATCGGATAGGATGTCGCTTCCAAGATAGGATTCCTTGGATACCTAAACATGCGCATGAAGAGACACCCCGGCTTCACGATGTGGGCAACGATCATTTAGTGCGCTGTACCTGCTATAAAGAATTTTATTTTCAAGCTGAAGGAGATGCAACAGCCAATGACATTACTCAAATTAGATAA